The Oncorhynchus mykiss isolate Arlee chromosome 5, USDA_OmykA_1.1, whole genome shotgun sequence DNA window gccgtttcacatccgttacagaaGCACAGTTTAGTTTTCTTCCCAAGTCTTATTGGCGATGTTCCTTGACAGATTAGTAAATTCAGCTGAGAAGCTTCTACACTGTATGCTGTAGAATGAGAAAGCTTTCGCTTCTAGAGAATAAGAGACTAGGAGCAGTTGAAAAGTTCAAATGAGGAGAGAAGGTGAAGCTCTTTTTCTTATGTTTGTAAACACATCATTTATAAGAGCAGGCTTGATGTTTCGGTAATCCTAGCCCTCTTTGTAATCCACAATCTCTTCTTGTTGCAttgtataacaatataacagaTGACCATAAGAAGCATTGAGGTGCTATCTGCCCATCTACACAGTGTGTGGGTTGTCATCTCCGGGCTAGCATTGCGTGTACTCTCTGGTTATATATTTGGACATAAGGCTAGTGGCCTGCATGGTTCATGGAATGGTAGTGGTGTTGCTTGGCCAGGCAGTATAAAGAGATGTCAGCTATTTCTTAACATTATAAAGTAACGTTATCTGGTCTGGCTTATAATAGTATTTGCACTCCTTATAAACAATGGGTTGGTTTGCTCATGAAATGTATATTATAAAGATCTACTAAGATGTCTGACTGATATTCTTGATCTTTTCCAATGACACAGCTTTGGGTAGATGTATACATGTAAaagatgtaaatacatgtaaaagagaagagagaaatccAACGAGATGTTTATCAGGTTCACCGATGCCCCCAAGGGGCCATCACAACCCTTCTGTGATTCTAGGAACTGTGACCGTAATAAGGAGTGAGTACATGTTAGGACTTGACACTGTTTGTGTTGGCTGTATGTCCCAGTGAGCATCTGCTTCCTTTCTGTTTCCCCTCGCTACTCCAACATTTTCATTCGCTCGCCTGCAAACGATACACTCCTCCGGGGTCCGACTGACGCACTTTGTTCTGAAGAAGAAAAACACCCTCACTTGCCGTGTGGGAAAAAGAGAAGTCAAGAGTAAGGACGTTAGCTAACTCAGCCTCAAAAAGCTGCGTGTTTTGTTGTTGGAAAATTTCCTAGTGGGTGTTTATTTTCAATGAGCTTTATCATGCTCAAGGTTTTAAatggttattttttttttttattcctttTGTATATGTATGTATCTGTTTAATAAATATCCCTTATGTCATCACACAAAGACACATAGTTACTTATCATGAAACACTTGGTGTTTATAAGATGTGCATGTGAAATCCTTGAGTATGCCTTCTCTTGGGTACTACGTTGAGAGATGTTTTCAGTTAATGATAAACTTGTGATCACaaaaagggggaaaaaatcctCCGATATTGGATAATAAAAACAGAGTGACAATAGATAGTCAGATGTTTTCTCTTTTATGACAATGAAAAGACAGACCTCTCCTAGATTCTCCTGGACCCCGGTGCTCTCTTGGCCACAACTCCCATGAATTCCAATGGGGTAGTCATGAATAACTTAATCAACACAAATACTACTAAATACTGGTAGATACTGTATTGacatggaaaataaatacatcttcAGGAATTTAATGTATGCCTTTTATGTGGGTGACTACAAATAATACATGCACAGACTGTATGAGTCAGATATTAACTTAGCACCACATAAGTCCTTACTGATGTTTTCATCAAGTGTTTTCACTAAAGGCATGACACCTTGGGCAATAGCAGTAGATTGGCCAATCTATGCAACTGGATACCCTTATCAATGCCACTTTAGAAACATGTTTTTTGTGTTGGTATTGTTACTAAACTTTAAATTACTATATGATGTCAAGTGATTACAAAGTATGTGATCTAACATTTTGTCACTTTAGCTTCAAGTGAAAATACATGGGAAAATCAGTTAATTAAAATGACCACAATTGTCAACTCCTGACCTGCAGTGTTGCAGAAAGTCAAATAATGCTGTATTGGGCAACAATAAGGACTTATTAAGGTATTGAGTATTTGTGTAATAGTACTTCAATGATATGGCTATGACAGCTGCACTTCTTAAATACATAAAAACACAGAAGAGCATTATAAAAACACACTGTAAGGTAGTGATATATTATTGCTACATGGGACTGAGAGAACCTTTGCATAACCAAAGACCTCCACCCTCAAAACCATATACTTCTCTGACTATAAAAGGTGTGAAGGCTAGTTATTATAGTGAATGGTTAGTGACAAACAGAAATGCCGAAAGCTGTATTGAAATACCGGATGAGATTAGTTAGTCAATAATTGAGTGCATATCTTTCTCTTCGATTAAGTTAGTAAAGTGCCTAAGCGTTAAAATGTTGTTGTATTGCGTGTttcctttcctcatctcctttGCTTCATGACCATCTGTAGGTGAAATGAATGGCTGAAATGACCTAAAATGGAATAATTTATGCCTACTTAGTTCAAATGGGTAAAAAATAATTATCTGGAGAAAATACTGAGTGATTTTCTTTTCTGAGATCCACCCCTACTTGGTTTTCCCATTTTAGCAACTTACAATGCAGTGGCCCATGAACCACTGAACAAACTGCCTACCACTGATCCCAAGGATGGCCTGAGAGCACGTTGGAGCCAACTCACAGCTACTCAAGACACTTGGTCTCTATGTCTGTTGTTTTTAAACTGTTTATCACTTGGCTGTGTGAACGCTAGGTTGGCCAAGTCCCTCACCCGTTCTCCCCTATTTAGAACACTTGATGGGTACTGGATGTGTCACTAAGAGTCTCAAGGCAGAGGTCAGATTGTTCTCTCCAGAAACTCTGAAAGCCACTTCAGTTTTTTTTCTGGGAAAGCTATGATGTACAAATATGGTGTGTCTATTTGTCTGTCTAGGATCTTCCTTTTTATTTAGACTATGGGACAAAATGATTGCGAGAGATTTTGTCTGCAATATTTGTGACCTTTGGTAAATCTTCCCAAGAGATTGTGATTTTCCAATGTATTTCTTTAAATCACTGTTTAATTGATTGGTGGTTTGTTTGTCTCTCATTTAACAAATACTGTCATAATGCATGTTCCACACTCTTTACTTTTTGAATTGACATGTGACATTTTGATTGGCTGCAGGTAGATAAGACAAATATAGAAGTCATTTGAAATATAGATTTAAGTTGGTATAGAATGAGAAATCTTTATGATTGCCCTTAGTTATCAAAACTGCAGTCTCGCTTGTGTCAATTGCATCAAATTATTTAAAAAAGGCCTAATTCCATCCACTTCAAATGACATCCAATTGGTTTGGAATTGACCCTTATTCTGTGATCATCTCCTTATTTGACCAGCTCCTGGTACTGCTCAGATCTCAGGAAGCGGCCAAAGGAGTCCTTCTCCATCAGAGCATAAATTCTCTTCTGGGCCAGGTCAAAGGTCCCCGGGGAAAGATCAACCAGGTTCCTCAGGGTCACATCCTTGGTGTAATGATCAATGttcacctggagggaggaagagagcgagaaagagacacagaaagGCAGGCAAAGGTAAGTCTGGGCTTCCACAACAAATACAACCACAGATTTGATGGCCACATTTTCTGTCACCTCTCTGGGTCCCTCGGTCTGGATGAAGTCCTCATAGATCTTCCTTGCCTTCACAGCCATCTTCATGGAAGACTTGATCTTCTTGAAGTCCTCGCAGGCCACCCAGAACTCAATGTTCTCCTCACTGAATTCAGAGCGCAGGAAGCTACGGAACATGGCCAGGCCACCTTGGAGAtgaagagatagagaaagagagagagaacaagtggtCCCATATTTTCCTGCCACACAGAGAGCATTGCGCCAATCTTCTAACATCTCCCATGAGACCTGAATTCCAGAGACAAACTGCCAACTGTGCCTCTGTTTTAAACTGTTAGATGATGTGATAGGACTAGCTCCGATAGCTTATGTGGTTGGTACAGTAGCACAGTGTTTACAACAGCAGAGTTTGGGTTGGATTCTTACATGGCCCGCTAATCCTCAATATATGTTGCTGTGAGTCATTTTGTATAAAAGTGTTTGCTGAATTGAGAACATTATACTGGGCATGactatacataaataaataaccaGCATCCTGATTCAGCCACTTCACTTTATTTATTTCCATCAAATGTGATTGTTTGATGGTTAGTTCTTGGAGCTCCTCATTTGTGTCAAATGGTCTTTAGTGTACACTTGTGGGTGCCAAGCAGAATTCCCACATTGAATGTGAAAAGAAACTGTACATGTATCATTGCCACACAGGAAGCACTTCATGTCTAAATTAAAATGTACAGGAAGTGCATGGCGGCCATAAACATTTTCAAGAGAAGTTTTGGAGAACAAACAAATTCTTTTTTTAAACTCAAACTGCAAAACAAACATTAGGAAATTATTTGTTTTGTTAACCACACCCTCCAATGTCACAAACTAACATTtatacaatttagcaaatgaaggAACACTCAGGTAGTGGTTCAAAGGTCCTATGTTCATTTAGATTTTGGCGCCAGAGGGGCAACGGGGAAACTGAGGAACCAATAAGTGGAAACCTGTTTGAGAAAGCAATTTAGCTAGCGGATGTGAGGAAATCAATTATTTGGCACATTTTACATGACTTGGTGGTTACGTTTTtctctagctagctagttaaataaCTAAGCTAACctaaatgctagctagctaacattttctGATATCCCTAGAGGGCTAGAGTTTgaagtgtagctagctagctaggttgccTGAATGCAAGGTAGTAGCTTAGTCTTGAGTCAAATGAGGAGGTAGCTACCTAGATATTTCGCGCGGGTGTGTTCATGGGCTTCCAGCAGGACGCCAATATTATGAATGAGTGTGAATTGTGAATTAAATGAAGTTCCTTTATGAACGAGTTCTGATTTTGATTGTTTGCTTAACACTAATATGTGATTAAAGATTTTGAACTAGGCCTATGCCTTTTGCATTTAACACCAGTTACAGTATGTGGCTTATTTGTCATTTCGACTGTCccagggaggggcagagagaattTAAATTCCTGGTTTTGGCTTCTTTGGCAGAGTGATCTTGGTAGTTGTAAGGGGAGGCTTATGTAAGCCTGGTATACCCCAACCTGAGTCTTTATGGAATAGACAGGTTGCCTGCAAGGCATTTCTTTTCATTTAagtaaatgtacattttattattttgtaaatatttcagATTGTGGGTCTAGACCACAATCGCCACCTGAACGTAAAAGCATAGCTTCTGCAACAGAACAGTCTGCCTCCTGCAAGATTTCTGCCCCTACAACTACTAGTTCCCTATTTTACAATATTGCTTTTATTACAGGATTTGGGTTTTCCATTTATATTTTGAGGTTGAACTTTAGCACGTTTAGCACGTAGGGTGCACCGATTGGTGTCCCCTCGTCAGTCAGTATGTGTTATACCTGTGCTGGTTGCCATCTCGTTAGtaggaaggtgtttcacctgtgttggcccaggtgctatttagGAGTGGCTGGCCGAGTGCTCCAGTTGCGCATGAGAGATGTTGGGGAGAGCTGCACTTTATGTCAGCTGTGATGCGATTTCGAGCACACCTTATTTAAGTTTGAAAGAAGCCAGAGTTTTGGTGTTTCCCATGTTTGTTTTGCTCCATATTGTTTTCACTCTCTATCCTAAGttgttgtgggtttttctttcAGTTGGTCATTCCGGAGGCAATCCAAGTGGGCatccatggtgggtgtctttcagaaccccttacTAGGTGCTTTGCCAACTTTCAGGGGGCACCCACATGGGTGCCTTTCAGAACCCCTTTTGAATGCCTTTCTCTTTGTCAATAATTTTTTTGTTAGGTCCCTTTGTGAGCGACATTTTGAGTTTGTCTTGGTGGAACATAACACTTTAGAGTAAGTGATGTGGCTGTATGACTGTTTGCAGTAATACAGTAGAGCATTTGGTTGAGAATAAATATAGAACATTGAACAACACCTATTTAAACCCCATGAGGGAAACTAGGGGGAATCCATATTAACTGTAATATTAATGTCAAAGTTCTTCATTAGATAATCAGAGCACAGCAGTTTCCAGTTCCCGGGTTATTAATCACTTTAATTTTGAGCTGAGCTCTATCTGGGGATGTTACAATAACATCCCTAACCTCTCATAGTTTCATAGCTACTCTACAAGCTATGAGTTTTGCTGGAGAGGAGACTGATGGGTCTGCTCAGAGGAGTTGCACCACTGGGTGAATctgatggttgtgtgtgtgtgtgtgtgtgtgtgtgtgtgtgtgtgtgtgtgtgtgtgtgtgtgtgtgtgtgtgtgggctactACCATGCACTAACATCAAAGCATGTGGTACCATTACAACCCACTAAATCATGTACTTATGTATGTAAgcactgtacatatctgatcCCAGATGAATATATGATTtacacatgtacagtgcattcggaaagtattcagacccactttt harbors:
- the LOC110524579 gene encoding regulator of G-protein signaling 5; amino-acid sequence: MCKGLAALPQTCRIRAKEIKSKLGVLLQKPENGIDLIIPYPEKQEKKPEKLQKPIPEEASQWRESLDHVLTNSCGLAMFRSFLRSEFSEENIEFWVACEDFKKIKSSMKMAVKARKIYEDFIQTEGPREVNIDHYTKDVTLRNLVDLSPGTFDLAQKRIYALMEKDSFGRFLRSEQYQELVK